ctaaaaaactaaaatgttttacAGGGGCGAACTTTGGACTGATTTAAtgcatattacattttattatatgtgtttaaaatatgAGACAGAGAGAGGGATAGATAGAGTACCTGGAATCAAGGTTCGAACCCCAAAGTCCCTGTTATTGGACAAATTTCTCTATACGACTGAGCCTCGAATTCCTGCGCCCTGCGTTCGCGCATGCGTATGAATCCGTGGAATTCGGAAAATTAATTACTGTATGTGAGCGCATATTTTACACTAAATAAGGCTGGattttgttgttgtagtttgtAATTTAGTACACGTTTCGCGCTGCAAACCATTTCAATTGTGGAATGTACAATTAATTAGTTTAATGTTCGGATGTCAAAAAGCCATACGCGTGCTCGGAGCCCTTTCAGTTTCCccagcaaaacaaaactaaattataaTAAAGTCCAATGGGAGACattagaattttatatgacaaaatatTGCGTTAGTGTAAAAATTGTACTCACGTGAGCGATTTCTTCAAAAAGGAACGCTTTAGTCGCGGCCTGATTCGTTTGCGCATGCGTCTAAAGTAATCAACTTCCGTTGCCTACTTGACGCCAGCTTTTTCCAAAATATGATTGTactattattttttaacaaacaTTTTAATACACATAGGTTCTTTTTGTAGCATTTGTACGACTCAAATTCCTTAAACTAGCACAGCAGGAAGTACAATGGATCTGTAATCAAattaaatcaactttatttataaagtaagTCATCATTCCTTGGATACATACACTCccatatcagtgtttttcaactttttttgagccaaggcacattttttcattttggtggcttttcctgttttgttggtactTTCCTGTTGCAGATTCATGTTTTCCTtagagcgctattccccgcacctgctttgtgtggacattgttgtcatgtcatgtacggatgtactttgtgaacgCTATGCTATCCCTGCTCCacgcactgtaagtctttgctgtcgtccagcattctgtttttgtttactttgcagccagttcagttttagtttcattctgcatagccttccctaacaTTAATGCCCTTTctaaggggcactcacctttagtttatttttggtttaagcattagatacctttttacctgcattctTCCTCCAGCtgccgtctgcatattgtgatcacgacaaaccatcctcgtcgttcccgatatctacaaagcaattaactacctccTGCTACCTACTGATTTGGAAGAATATTACACAGtcactctgccgagctccagacagtaccgacactcaacaacggaacattatttgcggattataattactggtttgcgaaaaaaaaatgtttagcccaATTAGGTTAAAttaatggttgaaaaacactatgcTATTCACAAAAGGTGTAACAAAAAAAGACAATTCCATTAGTCACAATTTTATTATAATTTCTTCTGTGAAGACACAaaacatcatcatgatacattaTGAACATTTATTGATAAAAACTTTTAGTCACTTTGAATGAAGACCACATGTGAAGTCCATCTCCGATCAGAAATGCGCTAATTTCAGATCATCTCAAATGCAACAAAAGCTTATTTTTCAATAGTGCATTAGTTATAAATGTGTAAGCAACGGGTGGTAAAATGCTGCAGCACATGAAATGTGGGATGCTAAGCAGTTAAAATCAGAACAAGGCACGGCGGCAACGTGAACTTCTCTCTGGCCAGATGCTCACACAAAATGAATCTGATTATGGCAATTTCAAAGGTGAAAGCAAAAGTGTTATTTTTATGAGCTGAAAACAAATGTCCAcattggattcatgaacttgacAAAGTTCTTTGGTTTTCGTAATTATATGGATTGACTAAAGGTGCTCGTTTTACCTCTCAGGAAAGCTCATGAAGTGTGAAGAACACACCTGTGTATATTTAAGGCGAATGTTGGAAGATCATTTCTAACACGTGTTTGTTTTATGATGCAAACGCCAAATAGAAGATTCTTTTTTACAATGGATAAAAAAtaatttgttctttttttaaaaacttttttccattaaaaaaaaagtcaaaattgcaaaATACTTTTTCAACCAAAACATAAGAGTCTAACTCTTGTAAAAAATATTAGTTTGACCTATACACATACCAGGTATAGCCCATAAACTGTAACAATGTTCCATATACGTTGTTAAATCGAGTTGTACAGTACAATATGAGCAATGTGCTTGACGACCAAACTAAAACATTTTCCGGTGAATTAAATCATATTTCGATAATACCTATAAGCTTTGTTCCAAAGGACCCAATGGAAATCACTCCAGTTTGACGTCTCCTTTCAGCTTCCTCTTGACGCGCGAGTACGGACTTAATGTGTCATCCATTATGAAGTCATACAGGACCTTCACCCACGACGTGTACTGAGGAAGCCCGTCATAATACTCTGCTGCAATTTTCTTCACCTGCAAAAACAAGACAAAGACATGAAGAAATCCAGAAATTTGTAACCAAGGTCCAGTAGATACCCCCctaatataacacttatattgtcAAAGGGATCCTCAGTGTAACTACTGTATGAATCAGTTTATggtagggtgtaacggtacgtgtatttgtattgaaccgtttctgtacgggggtttcggttcggtttggaggtgtaccgaacgagtacacatgctagcagcgaccgggctaggacaacatgtaaaagccagaactggaagaccctcctgcctcgttaagatctcccgtttgggaacactttggctgcgcgatacaacaatggaggacggaggtttgctgatattgttcagcagctgcttctgacaacacgtcaaacatgtgttgcacctttcctgcttccggctcccagaccgtagtcgaggagcgcaggggagacactcctccagggctgatgtattctcgggggcaacacccttcactctacccggcagtgggtttCCACGGATCCGGACTcaagggtaaatgaagagtccggcgattagttgcaaatcgtggctttattgagatCTTGcgcacagccaatccaacaaaacactagccactcccgcactttaccgctccctcacctcgctcgcccacacactcacctcacatctcccgtccaaaggcaaaacccagtaactcaatttgggtcaaaactgagctgataataattttggagttcctaggtgatatgctttacaatagtgtatgcgatattgtaatttgttccgtaagtaagctgttacgcgcatggcaggacctagcaactaacacataaccgcgtagatacaacagaaaaacctagtatcgcaagggaccaatcggagcttctttgtcagtcgctttattgtttttaatgagacatttgcacgaatgggggccgacggtcaacctgattatgtgatattatggcacgaggggatatttggaagattggcccaggacgttgcaagcaccttcattaaatgtattgttcttttattcttccccttgcatactcttttgggcagataactgtggaggtcaaaataaaaactggacgctgtacacggctcttgcccaatgtgcaaatgcagaatggggcccacctgagattgtgataaaatacctggaaaaagggcacacgttcatgagagcagattcaatccatggctcaatcggcaagaaaatgaaagctcaagaaaacatcttatacgtttgatgactttgtaaatctttgtaagacagcatcaagatagattggttttcatTTGTTTTCTCAAAAGCAGCTAGAagcgagttactaggttttgcctttggacgggagactagCTGtcccatattaaagggccacacaaacacacacacacacacacacacacacacacacagacacacacagacacacacagacacagacacagacacagacacaccaGACACAGACACACGCTACTCTCAAAACACATGCTAaaccatttgaagcgtcaccaccgcattcaagcaggctctcctcggcgagtcaggcagggctaaagcaataacaaatgtttttgtagCAGcaaatttaagtccatattgcattaaaaactagattttgacccatttctatggtggaagaacaatgagcccatatattctctcactgccaagttagccaggctaataaaagtctcaatcaatcaatcaaaaaaagcaggttatatgtagaaaggttttgttaagaaaccattctgagccttatcttatttagtttttattttacacatgttgaccacattaacctggCAATGGACtctgtttgtatatgtatgttatgccattgtttacaaatttggtaaataaataaccaaaaaattgatattttcttgttttcttactgtaccgaaaatgaaccgaactgtgacctctaaaccaaggtacatACAGAACCGAAATGTttctgtaccgttacacccctggtttatgataaacatctatccatccattttctaccgcttgtctcttttggggtcgcaggaggtgctggagcctatctcagctgcattcgggcggaaggcggggtgcaccctggacaagtcgccacctcatcacagggccaacacatatggacagacaacattcacactcacattcacacactagggccaatttaatgttgccaatcaacctatccccagatgcatgtttttggaggtgggaggacgccggagggagcccacgcagtcacggggagaacatgcaaaccccacgcagaaagatccagagcccgggattgaactcaggactactcaggaccttcgtattgtgaggcagatgcactaacccctggtccaccgtgctgcctatggcaaacattttgttggattaattgtaaataagttatctattttttattcaaatatgattgttgGCTTATGCATTGTGTTACACAAGCTGAAGAGAAACGAAACTTGTCGTTAGATTGAACTTAGGTTGGTTGACCTGCCAACCGCAAAGACGAGTTTGCAGATGAGAGAGCAACACAGGAAGTTACTGTATTTGCTTGCATGTGTTATGTTCTTAACATAGGTGTTATGTTTCCAACACAACTGTAAGTCCCCCTCTTCCCTTagtacagctgtgtgtgtgtgtgtatgtaacgcAGGGTCTCCCGAATTAATTAAAAAGGCGAGGGGAGTGGGAAAAAGGTTTCAGAGTGAGttggagcctgtaactgacaacaCTTTCTCCAGGTCACTATCCTCGTACGAGAgaagcaatcactggtttgtcttctattctctgtttctgtgtctatataatgtctcatggtattcGACCCTGACACATTTTACCAAAAATGTCTGTTTTACTACAATTAAAACACATGTTGGTGACTCGCTGCATTTCCATTGCAGTTTTTCGCATAATAAAAGGAATTTTTCTCAAATTTCGATAGACCACGTGTGATTTTGCGTCATGAGCCGTAAATTCTCATAAAATCTCTTCCCGCGAGACTCCACTTTGAGAAAGATGTTGCAGCCACTGCTGTTGCTGCGAAACAAAGGCAGCGACTGATCGCTCAAAGGCAACGTCCTCACGGCCCCCTGACCCTTGTTGGGGCATGTGGGTCTCTTTGAGCCTATTGCAGGTAAGGGGGCCGGTGCGGCGGTGCCACCTGGCTCGACCCAAGCCCGCCGATCAACAGCAAGACCAAGAAGACCCGTCTGTCCTCGTCCTGCATGGTGTTTAGGTGCCCTCTAAATGCGAAAAAATTGTTTCCATCATGCTTTTGCGAAAAACATCAATATCAAAACCTCTCATAAACCACCTCATGAGAGCGCAAACATGTTTTAGCGATATTTGAGAGGTTTTTCGAAACTGTTTCGTATTGCGATATTTAGGGTTTATTCGTTTCTAAGGGTAATAGAAACAGAGCTTCAGTCTGTCTTTTTTAAAAGTCTTGGTTACTAGGAGTTTAACGgtaagtgtatttgtattgaaccgtttcggttcgatGCGGAGGTGTGCCAAATGAATTTTCACACGAACATATTAAGTAGTGTAAACAATACCAAAAATGCCGTACATTTGGGGCATTTAAGAAATTCTGCcctgacagctccgcaaaagaggacatgtccggtgtaAATAgcacgtatggtcagtctatcctagcccggtcgcttttagcatgctagcaaaagaggaaatgtccggtgctagcagcgaccgggctaggatagactgaccatacgtgcTTTTtacaccggacatgtcctcttttgcggggctgtccgggcggggtttcttaaatgcctcaaatgcccggcattttgagttatggttgtgtctattaacaatgtacgttcagagataagaaggggttaaaaactaaacaaattgtgcacgcagcagcattcgtgagggaggggcagagacagagagagcgagagagttatgataatcgcacatgcgtcgccaggctgttttttttacatagatttatcagattttatttttattttttctatagcaggggtgtcaagtgtgccccagaggccatttgcagcccgcagcgaatgttttaaaaggcccacggcacattctaaaaatactattaaaataaacaaaaacataacaaaaatgaaataaaaaagcttaaaagttaaatgtaatttagaaaaagtcgcaatgttgactaataaaacaaagctgttttttttctttcaaactgtcattgctcaaaacataatattgaatcaaaatcaacgttattatgaattattgacctatccaaggttcctattacttcacatcatccactaagaaaaatatttttggtggaagattttgcaaatttgataaagaaataaccaaaaaaatgtagatttctttgttttcttactgtaccgaaaatgaaccgaaccgtgacctctaaatcgaggtatgtaccgaaccaacatttttgtgtactgttacacccctagttccAACACATTTACCCCTGCAATTTATGAAGATTTGTGAACTGTTGGGTATACTAACCATAGGCAGCATCCGCCCAGGAATGCTGGGGAAGTCATGGTGTTCATTGTGGTAGCCCACGTTGAAGGTGAGCAGGTTGAGGGAGCCGTAGTAGGAGTATGTCTCATGACCCTTGAGAAACATGTAGTGCTCCGCTATGAAGTGGCCAGAGATGGGGTGTAGACCCATCCCCAGCAAGGAGCCAGCCAGCATGTACACCACAGGCTTGACCCCCCATACCCAGTAGAGCAGAATGTCAAAGGTGAGCTGAACAGCAACGTTGGTCACTTCCAGCTGACTGATGGGTTTGGGGTTGATGCATAGAGGCCGGATGGCGTAGAAGAGGGGCTGCAGAATAATCCAGATAAACTTGCGAAAGCGCGTACAGAAGAACCAGCCTTCAAAGTCAGTAGGGATGTCTACATCCACGCCGTCACCTCCAAGGTATCGGTGATGGTCCAAGTGATAGCGTTTGAACGAGGCAGAGTACGGCAGGCCGATAGGGAGGTTAGCGAACATCGCAAAGTATCGGTTCCGCAAAGCTTTGTTGTTTCCAAAGGCGGTGTTGTGGGAGATCTCGTGAATAGCGAGGGTCATTGAATGGTTGATACAGCTGCCGAAGGCATAAGTCCAAAACAAAACCCATTTCCAATCCAAATCTTTGACCAGATAGAAAGCTAAAAACTGTATGGCCACCATCATGCACACGATCCATTTCAGCCTCAGGTCAGGACCCATAAGGGACTTGATTTGTGGATATTTAGCTGTGGAAGGAAAGATACACAAGTTATTTTCACAATTCACAAAATATGAATCCGTTGAAAATATAAATGCATTATCAGTGATGTTACTCAGTGCGCGTCATGCATCCCGAACACATCAACATCTGAAaggactaggggtgtaacggtacgtgtatttgtattgaaccgtttcggtacgggggtttcggaggtgtaccaaacgagtttccacacggacatattaggtagcgcaccgcaggttgtgtaaataaAGCAGAGCAAGGCACAACAcatggcaggctagcagcgactgggctaggacaacatgtaaaagccagagctggaagaccctcctgcctcgttaaaatctcccatttgggaacactttggctgcgcggtgcaatacaacaatggaggactgaGGTTTgcagacattgttcagcagcagtagggtacgcttctgccaacacgtcaaacatgctaacacctttgaagcgtcaccaccgcattcgagcagcctctcctcggcaagCCAGGCAGGgttgaagcaataacaaatgtttttatagcagcagatttaagaccatccagccatccatcctatttctaacgcttgtcctgttcggggtcgctgtatttcattaaaaactaaattttgacccacttctatggtggaagaacaatgagcttGGCTAACTTGGCATtaagagcaacaacttgaggcagtttaatgttgatgaacgtggacccggacttaaacaagttgaaaaacttattg
This sequence is a window from Nerophis ophidion isolate RoL-2023_Sa linkage group LG09, RoL_Noph_v1.0, whole genome shotgun sequence. Protein-coding genes within it:
- the degs1 gene encoding sphingolipid delta(4)-desaturase DES1 — encoded protein: MGNWATREDYEWVYTDQPHADRRKEILAKYPQIKSLMGPDLRLKWIVCMMVAIQFLAFYLVKDLDWKWVLFWTYAFGSCINHSMTLAIHEISHNTAFGNNKALRNRYFAMFANLPIGLPYSASFKRYHLDHHRYLGGDGVDVDIPTDFEGWFFCTRFRKFIWIILQPLFYAIRPLCINPKPISQLEVTNVAVQLTFDILLYWVWGVKPVVYMLAGSLLGMGLHPISGHFIAEHYMFLKGHETYSYYGSLNLLTFNVGYHNEHHDFPSIPGRMLPMVKKIAAEYYDGLPQYTSWVKVLYDFIMDDTLSPYSRVKRKLKGDVKLE